From one Brevibacterium sp. 'Marine' genomic stretch:
- a CDS encoding LysE family transporter, whose translation MINPEVGVFYISILPQFLPTESPAAGWGVLLVSIALAIGIVWRSTIVLAATRARGVLARERVKIWLDRTSAAVMMALGARLATEH comes from the coding sequence ATGATCAACCCCGAGGTCGGAGTCTTCTACATCAGCATCCTCCCCCAGTTCCTTCCCACAGAATCGCCCGCCGCCGGCTGGGGCGTATTGTTGGTGTCCATTGCGCTTGCCATCGGAATCGTGTGGCGCTCGACGATAGTACTTGCCGCTACGCGCGCTCGAGGCGTGCTCGCCCGGGAACGTGTCAAGATCTGGCTCGATCGCACGAGTGCTGCTGTGATGATGGCTCTTGGAGCGCGGTTGGCCACCGAACACTGA
- a CDS encoding HD domain-containing protein, giving the protein MFNHSLRTYLYARHLAAVDDQDFSEDALFAACLFHDAGTVEDFNGDQRFEIEGADAAARFLDVEGWTPAEIEPVWEAIALHTSAGIAERFGTLPRYLRLGVRVDFGDHDLLGAPDVLADAEAAFARLDIERILSELVVAQATVRSQKAPPATWPGELLRAHLADPDSDLPNRAF; this is encoded by the coding sequence GTGTTCAACCACAGCCTCCGGACGTACCTCTATGCTCGCCATCTGGCCGCCGTCGATGATCAAGATTTCAGCGAGGACGCTCTTTTCGCAGCATGCCTCTTTCATGACGCAGGCACCGTTGAAGACTTCAACGGCGACCAGAGATTTGAGATCGAAGGTGCGGATGCGGCGGCACGGTTTCTCGACGTCGAAGGCTGGACGCCTGCGGAGATCGAACCTGTCTGGGAGGCGATAGCGCTGCACACCTCTGCTGGGATCGCCGAACGCTTCGGCACTCTTCCTCGATACCTTCGTTTGGGCGTCAGAGTCGATTTCGGAGATCACGATCTCCTCGGTGCCCCGGATGTTCTCGCCGACGCGGAAGCCGCTTTCGCCCGCCTCGACATCGAGCGGATCCTCAGTGAGCTGGTCGTAGCGCAGGCGACCGTGCGCAGCCAGAAGGCTCCGCCGGCGACATGGCCCGGCGAACTCCTCCGCGCACATCTTGCCGACCCTGATTCCGACCTGCCGAACCGGGCGTTCTAG
- a CDS encoding SulP family inorganic anion transporter has product MTTTTTTAGDRSRCLPDPSVATALKTPRILTREVLAGLVVALALIPEAISFSIIAGVDPKVGLFSSFIMAVTIAFVGGRPAMITAATGAVALVIAPVAREYGMDYFIATVLLAGVLQIVLAAFGAAKLMHFIPRSVMTGFVNALAILIFTAQLPQLIDVPWMVYPLVAVGLVVMIFMPKITKVVPAPLISIIIVTVAVVAFAINVPTVGDQGELPRSLPELFVPGVPLTWETLTIIAPYSLAMALVGLMESLMTAKLVDDVTDTHSSKTREGWGQGVANILSGFFGGMGGCAMIGQTMINVKASGARTRISTFLAGLFLLILVVALGDVVSVIPMAALVAVMIMVSVGTFDWHSIRLATLKRMPKSETAVMVITVAVVVATHNLAIGVVVGVFVASVMFVRRVAHLIDVRREIQVQSGQEVAHYAVEGQLLFASSNDLTTLFEYADDPDQVVIDFTKSHIWDASTVAALDTIETKYEQHGKSVEFVGMNDFTTAFHARLTGGLGGGH; this is encoded by the coding sequence ATGACGACGACCACGACCACCGCCGGCGATCGGAGCCGCTGCCTTCCCGACCCCTCAGTGGCGACCGCGCTGAAGACTCCGCGTATCCTCACGCGAGAAGTTCTGGCAGGACTGGTCGTTGCGCTGGCGCTGATCCCTGAGGCGATCTCGTTCTCCATCATCGCCGGCGTCGACCCGAAGGTCGGCCTGTTCTCCTCATTCATCATGGCAGTGACCATTGCCTTCGTCGGCGGGCGCCCGGCGATGATCACCGCCGCGACCGGCGCAGTCGCGCTCGTCATCGCACCGGTGGCCCGTGAATACGGCATGGACTACTTCATCGCCACCGTCCTGCTTGCCGGAGTGCTGCAGATCGTGCTGGCCGCGTTCGGTGCCGCGAAACTCATGCATTTCATCCCGCGCAGCGTTATGACCGGATTCGTCAACGCTCTGGCGATTCTCATCTTCACGGCTCAGCTCCCACAGCTGATCGATGTCCCCTGGATGGTCTACCCGCTCGTCGCGGTCGGTCTGGTCGTTATGATCTTCATGCCGAAGATCACCAAGGTCGTCCCCGCTCCGCTGATATCGATCATCATCGTCACCGTCGCCGTCGTGGCCTTCGCGATCAACGTCCCCACTGTCGGCGATCAGGGGGAGCTGCCCCGCAGTCTGCCGGAGCTGTTCGTCCCCGGCGTCCCCCTGACCTGGGAGACGTTGACGATCATCGCCCCGTACTCTCTGGCGATGGCCCTCGTCGGGCTCATGGAATCACTGATGACGGCGAAGCTCGTCGATGATGTCACAGACACGCACTCGAGCAAGACCCGTGAAGGATGGGGCCAGGGAGTGGCGAACATTCTTTCGGGGTTCTTCGGCGGTATGGGCGGATGCGCCATGATCGGCCAGACCATGATCAACGTCAAAGCCTCCGGCGCCCGCACCCGCATATCGACCTTCCTCGCCGGGTTGTTCCTGTTGATCCTCGTCGTCGCGCTCGGCGACGTCGTGTCCGTCATTCCGATGGCGGCCCTCGTCGCCGTGATGATCATGGTCTCGGTCGGCACTTTCGACTGGCACTCGATCCGACTCGCCACGCTCAAGCGAATGCCCAAGAGCGAAACGGCCGTCATGGTCATCACCGTCGCCGTGGTCGTCGCGACTCATAACCTCGCCATCGGCGTCGTTGTCGGGGTGTTCGTGGCCTCTGTGATGTTCGTCCGTCGCGTTGCCCATCTCATCGACGTCCGTCGTGAGATCCAGGTACAGAGTGGTCAGGAGGTCGCGCACTATGCAGTCGAAGGGCAGCTTCTGTTCGCCTCCAGCAACGACCTGACGACACTGTTCGAATACGCTGACGATCCGGATCAGGTAGTCATCGATTTCACGAAGTCGCATATCTGGGACGCGTCGACCGTCGCCGCTCTCGATACGATCGAGACCAAATACGAGCAGCACGGGAAATCTGTGGAGTTCGTCGGCATGAACGACTTCACGACTGCGTTCCATGCTCGCCTCACAGGCGGCCTCGGCGGTGGCCACTAG
- a CDS encoding MerR family transcriptional regulator, whose product MAETGMMHIGELAERTGLSLRTIRHYDQIGLLTPSGRSEGGFRLYTEDDHDQLMLIRRMKPLGYSLEQMGDLLRALESARGSEPFRADGANELTHFLDDAHERRDRLARQLAAADEFIDQLNSRIIA is encoded by the coding sequence ATGGCCGAGACCGGAATGATGCACATCGGAGAGTTGGCTGAACGTACGGGGCTGTCGCTGCGAACGATTCGCCATTACGACCAGATCGGCCTGCTGACCCCTTCGGGCAGGTCGGAGGGAGGTTTCCGCCTCTACACAGAAGACGATCACGACCAGCTGATGCTGATTCGCAGGATGAAGCCGCTGGGGTATTCGCTGGAGCAGATGGGTGACCTGCTCCGGGCACTGGAGAGTGCTCGCGGAAGCGAGCCGTTCCGGGCCGATGGAGCGAATGAGCTGACGCACTTTCTCGATGATGCTCACGAACGCCGCGACAGACTTGCACGGCAGCTCGCCGCCGCTGATGAGTTCATCGATCAGCTCAACTCACGGATCATTGCGTAG
- a CDS encoding iron-siderophore ABC transporter substrate-binding protein: protein MLATGCAAEDDKSADGEAGNKDVATGGEAFGTADEETAKLGSDAEAGVFPRTVTHANGTTEIEKKPERVVVLDTGELDDVLSLGITPVGMVTTEGASPVPSYLEDQVKGVETVGTIQELDLEKIASLEPDLILGSQLRADKLYDELDSIAPTVFSIRPGFPWKENFRLVGEAMGMEDATTQELEDYAREAGELKDSVDGDPTISLVRFMPERLRLYANQSLIGVILNDAGFKRPKIQDVDELAVEISPENLDQAAGDYVFYTSYGDPEATGEKKALESSQWKGLDAAKDGKAIRVNDDVWFLGLGPTGAGQILDDLEDHLGD from the coding sequence CTGCTCGCCACCGGCTGTGCTGCCGAGGACGACAAAAGTGCCGACGGGGAGGCTGGCAACAAAGATGTTGCGACTGGAGGTGAGGCCTTCGGCACTGCTGATGAGGAGACCGCGAAGCTCGGCAGTGATGCCGAGGCCGGGGTCTTCCCGCGAACGGTCACGCATGCCAACGGCACGACCGAGATCGAGAAGAAGCCCGAGCGAGTCGTCGTTCTCGATACCGGAGAACTCGACGATGTCCTGTCGCTGGGCATCACGCCCGTCGGCATGGTGACGACCGAGGGCGCCAGTCCGGTGCCGAGCTACCTCGAAGACCAGGTCAAGGGAGTCGAGACGGTCGGCACGATTCAAGAGCTTGATCTCGAGAAGATCGCCTCGCTCGAGCCCGACCTCATCCTCGGCAGCCAGCTGCGGGCCGACAAGCTCTACGACGAGCTCGACTCGATTGCTCCGACGGTGTTCTCCATCCGCCCGGGATTCCCGTGGAAGGAGAACTTCCGCCTCGTCGGTGAGGCGATGGGCATGGAAGACGCGACGACGCAGGAGCTTGAGGACTACGCTCGTGAGGCCGGTGAGCTCAAGGACTCTGTCGATGGAGACCCGACGATCTCACTTGTGCGCTTCATGCCTGAGCGTCTGCGCCTCTACGCGAACCAGTCGCTCATCGGAGTCATTCTGAATGACGCGGGATTCAAGCGCCCGAAGATTCAGGACGTCGATGAACTCGCCGTCGAGATCTCCCCGGAGAACCTCGACCAGGCCGCCGGGGACTATGTCTTCTACACCAGCTACGGCGACCCGGAGGCGACCGGGGAGAAGAAGGCGCTCGAGTCGAGCCAATGGAAGGGCCTCGACGCGGCCAAGGACGGCAAGGCCATCCGCGTCAATGATGATGTCTGGTTCCTCGGACTCGGTCCGACCGGGGCCGGTCAGATCCTTGACGATCTGGAGGACCACCTCGGCGATTGA
- a CDS encoding alpha-hydroxy acid oxidase, with amino-acid sequence MVKRQIPQPSEIFELMKFKKFELDPKKRRLESALTIEDLRTIAKRRTPAAAFDYTDGAAEGEISMERSVQSFRDIEFHPSILKDVTNVDTSTQIMGGSSAMPFGIAPTGFTRLMQTEGETAGAGAAGAAGIPFTLSTLGTTSIEDVKKVNPHGRNWFQLYVMKQRDISYGLVERAKNAGFDTLFFTVDAPVAGARLRDTRNGFSIPPQLTPQTILNAIPRPWWWWDFLTTPKLEFASLSETGGTVGELLDSAMDPSIDFDDLAEIRAMWPGKFSVKGVQTLEDAKKLADLGVDSIVLSNHGGRQLDRAPVPFELLPEVAREIGKDVEIIIDTGIRNGADIVASLALGADFTLIGRAYLFGLMAGGREGVDRTIEILGEQVERTMRLLQVADVSELNPSHVTQLRQFNRDERAEIISSRPAKG; translated from the coding sequence ATGGTCAAGAGGCAGATTCCTCAGCCGTCCGAGATCTTCGAACTGATGAAGTTCAAGAAGTTCGAACTCGACCCGAAGAAGCGCCGCTTGGAGAGCGCACTGACGATCGAGGACCTGCGTACGATCGCGAAGCGTCGAACCCCGGCCGCCGCGTTCGACTACACGGATGGTGCCGCCGAGGGTGAGATCTCGATGGAGCGCTCGGTCCAGTCCTTCCGCGATATCGAATTCCACCCCTCGATCCTCAAGGACGTCACGAACGTCGACACCTCGACCCAGATCATGGGCGGCAGCTCGGCCATGCCCTTCGGCATCGCCCCCACCGGGTTCACTCGGCTCATGCAGACCGAAGGCGAGACCGCCGGCGCCGGAGCCGCCGGTGCTGCAGGAATTCCGTTCACTCTCTCGACGCTGGGGACGACCTCGATCGAGGACGTGAAGAAGGTCAACCCGCATGGGCGCAACTGGTTCCAGCTCTACGTGATGAAGCAGCGCGACATCTCCTACGGTCTCGTCGAGCGGGCGAAGAACGCCGGATTCGACACCCTGTTCTTCACCGTCGACGCCCCCGTCGCCGGTGCACGCCTGCGCGATACGCGCAACGGCTTCTCCATCCCACCGCAGCTGACCCCGCAGACGATCCTCAACGCGATCCCGCGCCCTTGGTGGTGGTGGGACTTCCTGACCACTCCGAAGCTCGAGTTCGCTTCCCTGTCGGAGACCGGCGGAACGGTCGGCGAACTGCTCGACTCGGCAATGGATCCCTCGATCGATTTCGACGACCTCGCCGAGATCCGTGCCATGTGGCCCGGCAAGTTCTCCGTCAAGGGCGTGCAGACGCTCGAGGACGCGAAGAAGCTTGCCGACCTCGGCGTCGACTCGATCGTCCTGTCCAACCACGGCGGACGTCAGCTCGACCGGGCACCCGTTCCCTTCGAGCTCCTCCCCGAGGTGGCTCGTGAGATCGGCAAGGACGTGGAGATCATCATCGACACCGGAATCCGCAACGGTGCCGACATCGTCGCCTCCCTGGCGCTCGGTGCGGACTTCACCCTCATCGGCCGCGCCTACCTCTTCGGTCTCATGGCCGGCGGTCGGGAAGGCGTGGACCGGACGATCGAGATCCTCGGCGAGCAGGTCGAGCGCACCATGCGCCTGCTCCAGGTTGCCGATGTCTCCGAGCTCAACCCCTCGCATGTGACCCAGCTGCGTCAGTTCAATCGTGATGAGCGGGCCGAGATCATCAGTTCCCGACCTGCGAAGGGCTGA
- a CDS encoding L-lactate permease, whose translation MYTPEIAPVADSLLWSSLLAILPLLTIFVTLGALKWKAHWAGLTAVGVALIVAIAAYGMPVGLAALSATQGFAFGLFPIMWIVITAIWLYELTVRSGHFEDLRLVINVISDDPRIQAIIVAFCFGGLLEALAGFGAPVAITGVMLVAVGFTAMRAAVVVLVANTAPVAFGAIAIPIITAGTLTGIDYQDIGAMVGHQTPFLAAVVPLFLVLLVDGRRGLKQIWPLALVVGIAFGLAQYVSATFLSVELTDIIASLVGLAAVVIMLRFWKPKGGQEALDRMADEREHEGAAAPDAGSASAAVATDVKKETAPLTGSRVFLALFPYLLVIVIFSVAKLVPALNNWLASTDVKIPWPGLNGNILDAAGEVSTSTIYNFQWLSSPGTLLLISGIIVAIVYKMSAKDAVDVFIVNVVKMKFSILTVGSVLALAYVMNLSGQTITIGTWIAGTGAFFAFLSPILGWLGTAVTGSDTSANALFATLQQTAAHEAGLNPLLLVGANSSGGVLGKMVSPQNLTIAATAVGLLGKESSILRRVIGWSLGMLVAMCLLVGLQSTVLSWMVPSH comes from the coding sequence ATGTACACACCCGAAATTGCGCCGGTGGCCGACAGCCTTCTGTGGTCGTCTCTGCTGGCGATCCTGCCGCTGCTGACGATCTTCGTTACCCTCGGCGCGCTGAAGTGGAAGGCCCACTGGGCCGGACTGACCGCCGTCGGCGTCGCTCTCATCGTCGCGATCGCCGCCTACGGAATGCCCGTCGGGCTCGCCGCGCTGTCGGCGACGCAGGGGTTCGCCTTCGGACTGTTCCCGATCATGTGGATCGTCATCACCGCGATCTGGCTCTACGAACTCACCGTGCGCTCGGGCCACTTCGAAGACCTGCGGCTGGTCATCAACGTCATCTCCGATGACCCGCGCATCCAGGCGATCATCGTCGCTTTCTGCTTCGGCGGTCTCCTCGAAGCGCTCGCCGGGTTCGGCGCCCCTGTGGCGATCACCGGTGTCATGCTGGTCGCCGTCGGCTTCACCGCCATGCGTGCTGCGGTCGTTGTCCTCGTGGCCAACACCGCGCCCGTGGCTTTCGGTGCGATCGCCATCCCGATCATCACCGCCGGCACCCTCACGGGAATCGACTACCAGGACATCGGTGCCATGGTCGGCCACCAGACCCCGTTCCTCGCCGCGGTCGTGCCGCTGTTCCTCGTCCTGCTCGTCGACGGGCGTCGCGGTCTGAAGCAGATCTGGCCGCTGGCCCTCGTCGTGGGCATCGCTTTCGGCCTCGCCCAGTACGTTTCGGCCACATTCCTCTCCGTCGAACTCACCGACATCATCGCTTCCCTGGTCGGCCTCGCCGCCGTCGTCATCATGCTCCGGTTCTGGAAGCCGAAGGGCGGACAGGAGGCACTCGACCGCATGGCCGACGAGCGCGAACACGAAGGCGCCGCCGCCCCTGACGCCGGCAGCGCTTCCGCAGCTGTGGCCACCGATGTGAAGAAAGAGACCGCACCGCTGACCGGGTCCCGGGTGTTCCTTGCGCTCTTCCCATACCTGCTGGTGATCGTCATCTTCTCCGTGGCCAAGCTCGTGCCGGCGCTGAACAACTGGCTGGCATCCACGGATGTGAAGATTCCGTGGCCCGGACTGAATGGGAACATCCTCGATGCCGCTGGCGAAGTCTCGACGAGCACGATCTACAACTTCCAATGGCTGTCTTCGCCCGGAACTCTGCTGCTCATCTCCGGTATCATCGTCGCGATCGTGTACAAGATGTCGGCGAAGGACGCCGTCGATGTCTTCATCGTCAACGTTGTGAAGATGAAGTTCTCGATCCTCACCGTCGGATCGGTTCTCGCACTGGCCTATGTCATGAACCTCTCGGGCCAGACGATCACCATCGGCACCTGGATCGCCGGCACCGGTGCCTTCTTTGCCTTCCTCTCGCCGATCCTGGGCTGGCTGGGCACTGCTGTCACCGGTTCGGACACCTCGGCGAATGCACTGTTCGCCACTCTGCAGCAGACCGCCGCGCACGAGGCTGGACTCAATCCGCTGCTGCTCGTCGGCGCCAACAGCTCGGGTGGAGTCCTCGGTAAGATGGTCAGTCCGCAGAACCTCACCATCGCAGCCACCGCCGTCGGCCTGCTCGGCAAGGAGTCCTCGATCCTTCGCCGCGTCATCGGCTGGTCGTTGGGCATGCTCGTCGCCATGTGTCTGCTCGTCGGACTCCAGTCGACGGTGCTGTCCTGGATGGTGCCCTCGCACTGA
- a CDS encoding FCD domain-containing protein, whose product MSDDTNEFRPEQTGSTEAAAGPEWKPVTRASTYELVIDAVEEQIMAGSLSVGDPLPAERDLATKLGVSRASVREALRVLDSLGVVRSSGGSGRGAGTFIAAMPSAALTRFLRLHVALTNFSIEDVTETRIQLERSSAVLAATRADKDALAEVNAQLAMMDTPGISLEVFNDADTAFHIAIAQAAGNQLFSDLTGAIRTSLRRSIFSSFSRVDDQQALMATLQSQHHGIMNAIVAGHPEEAARVTEEHIRFAASQLPGLSPD is encoded by the coding sequence ATGAGTGATGACACGAACGAATTCCGCCCGGAACAGACCGGCAGCACCGAGGCGGCTGCGGGACCCGAGTGGAAACCGGTGACCCGCGCGAGCACCTATGAGCTCGTCATCGACGCCGTCGAAGAGCAGATCATGGCCGGCTCGCTGAGCGTCGGAGACCCCCTTCCGGCCGAACGCGACTTGGCGACGAAGCTCGGCGTCAGTCGTGCCAGCGTCCGCGAGGCGCTGCGCGTGCTCGACAGCCTCGGCGTCGTTCGGTCTTCGGGCGGGTCCGGGCGCGGCGCCGGCACGTTCATCGCCGCGATGCCCTCGGCCGCGCTCACCCGCTTCCTCCGCCTTCATGTCGCGCTCACGAACTTCAGCATCGAGGACGTGACGGAGACGCGCATCCAGCTCGAACGCTCGAGCGCGGTCCTTGCGGCGACCCGTGCCGACAAGGACGCGCTGGCAGAGGTGAATGCGCAGCTGGCGATGATGGACACCCCCGGGATCAGCCTCGAGGTCTTCAACGACGCGGACACCGCCTTCCACATCGCCATCGCTCAGGCGGCGGGCAATCAGCTCTTCTCCGATCTCACCGGGGCCATCCGCACTTCCCTGCGGAGATCGATCTTCTCCTCATTCAGCCGCGTCGACGACCAGCAGGCACTGATGGCGACGCTGCAATCTCAACACCACGGAATCATGAATGCCATCGTCGCCGGTCACCCGGAGGAGGCCGCTCGCGTCACCGAGGAACACATCCGCTTCGCCGCCTCCCAACTCCCCGGCCTCTCCCCCGACTGA